A window of Perognathus longimembris pacificus isolate PPM17 chromosome 6, ASM2315922v1, whole genome shotgun sequence contains these coding sequences:
- the Trem1 gene encoding triggering receptor expressed on myeloid cells 1: MGKARAWGLLWLLLVSGLRAEAESDVYMYFRTEGEDLRVGCPANIMIYADSQKAWQRLRAGGEVQTLGVTERPTGVPSEVRVGRTILRDDPEQGIFTVQMTDLRVEDSGLYRCVIYRPPASPIPLSHLVRLQVTRDPSVTPASSKTLQAQSATVSPPRDLSTISTRHGAVTQPLPKSPVVISSPGPGVNFTDMTTGIRIPVLTFVILAACGLLSKSLVSTVLFVVTRRSSGS, translated from the exons ATGGGGAAGGCGCGGGCCTGGGGTCTGCTGTGGTTGTTGCTGGTCTCAG GACTCCGAGCTGAGGCGGAGTCAGACGTGTACATGTACTTCCGCACCGAGGGGGAGGACCTGCGGGTGGGCTGCCCCGCCAACATCATGATCTACGCCGACAGCCAGAAGGCCTGGCAGAGGCTGCGGGCCGGAGGGGAGGTGCAGACACTGGGGGTCACCGAGAGGCCGACCGGAGTGCCCAGCGAGGTCCGGGTGGGGAGGACCATCCTGAGAGACGACCCTGAGCAGGGCATATTCACCGTCCAGATGACCGACCTGCGGGTGGAGGACTCCGGGCTTTACCGGTGCGTCATCTAccgcccgcccgccagccccATCCCCCTCTCCCACCTGGTCCGCCTGCAGGTGACCCGGG ATCCCTCAGTTACTCCTGCCTCTAGCAAGACTCTTCAGGCCCAGAGTGCCACCGTTAGTCCCCCGAGggacctgagcaccatctctaCCAGGCATGGAGCTGTCACCCAGCCCTTACCCAAGTCCCCTGTTGTCATCTCCTCTCCAGGCCCCGGAGTCAACTTCACGGATATGACAACTGGGATCAG GATCCCAGTGCTCACCTTTGTCATTCTCGCAGCCTGTGGCCTCCTCAGTAAGAGCCTGGTCTCCACCGTCCTGTTTGTGGTCACACGGAGGTCCTCCGGGTCTTAG
- the Treml2 gene encoding trem-like transcript 2 protein → MAPAFLLTLLWWLQVTSGYSSVESLYTPVRHHEGDTLSVKCSYKHRKNRVEDKVWCKVRKRKCESHFVRNWVQGPYYWLQDDDRAKVVTVTMGDLRRQDSGRYWCMRNTSGTLYPMTGFMLQVSPALTTERGLFPTRPADVLDRGFVTLGQVSTSGPEAPSTPGLLLALPPAASGTARPTSVTDHSATPSGPRWTTESPGDARASSAGPASTPTKPSGSPATGTCRNHLPSLRPQEPYLTVLVVVLTLLPAPVMFAMVYRFWRKRHMGSYRMSSDRPRPWMQPCRAPEPLWKPV, encoded by the exons ATGGCCCCCGCGTTCCTTCTCACGCTGCTGTGGTGGTTGCAGGTCACTTCAG gttACTCTTCTGTGGAAAGCTTGTACACACCGGTGCGTCACCACGAAGGGGACACTCTGTCTGTGAAGTGCTCCTATAAGCACCGCAAGAACCGCGTGGAGGACAAGGTGTGGTGCAAGGTCAGGAAGAGGAAGTGTGAGTCCCACTTTGTCCGGAACTGGGTGCAGGGGCCCTACTACTGGCTGCAGGATGATGACCGGGCCAAGGTGGTCACCGTCACCATGGGGGACCTCAGACGCCAGGACTCTGGCCGGTACTGGTGCATGCGGAACACCAGTGGGACTCTCTACCCTATGACGGGCTTCATGCTGCAAGTGTCTCCGG CCCTGACGACAGAGAGGGGCCTGTTCCCGACACGTCCGGCCGATGTCCTGGACCGTGGCTTCGTCACATTGGGCCAAGTGTCCACTTCCGGCCCCGAGGCCCCTTCCACCCCTGGACTCCTCCTCGCCCTGCCCCCCGCTGCCTCGGGGACGGCCAGGCCGACCTCTGTGACTGACCACAGTGCCACCCCCTCGGGGCCCCGCTGGACCACCGAGTCCCCCGGCGATGCCAGAGCCTCCTCTGCCGGCCCAGCGTCCACGCCCACCAAGCCCAGTGGCTCCCCCGCCACGGGCACGTGCCGCAACCACTTACCCTCCCTCAG GCCACAGGAGCCTTACCTCACCGTGCTGGTGGTGGTCCTGACCCTGCTCCCGGCGCCCGTGATGTTCGCCATGGTCTATCGGTTTTGGAGGAAGAGGCACATGGGAA GCTACAGGATGAGCAGCGATCGCCCCAGACCCTGGATGCAGCCGTGCCGAGCGCCAGAGCCCCTGTGGAAGCCTGTTTAG